In the genome of Nocardia sp. NBC_00416, one region contains:
- a CDS encoding GntR family transcriptional regulator has protein sequence MNEPRPPYLLIVADIERRITAGELRPGDRVPTTRAIVREWGVAMATATKALATLKESGAIESTSRVGAVVAARRLPARSSEGLDSDRVVRVAMEIADVGGLAALSPRRVAAELGVATVTLHRYLEAAAELPYLIADAAFAEIDYPEPPPGWRSHLRVAAHLQWEAYQRHPWLPRLVSITRPVTLPGLLAYGVWTLRAFDGSDLDARTRLHAYGTLVNYVRGTAVNIETEAVAELDSGMTSTQWGTARLAVDRPLITQVTEPGTELDLESLFAFGLERLLDGMTVVMAPRRSLRP, from the coding sequence GTGAACGAGCCCCGCCCGCCGTATCTCCTGATCGTCGCCGACATAGAGCGGCGCATCACCGCGGGCGAGTTGCGACCCGGTGATCGAGTCCCCACGACCCGGGCGATCGTGCGGGAGTGGGGTGTCGCCATGGCGACGGCCACCAAGGCGCTGGCGACGCTCAAGGAGTCGGGCGCCATCGAGTCCACCTCCCGGGTGGGCGCCGTGGTCGCCGCCCGGCGATTGCCCGCGCGTTCCAGCGAGGGGCTCGACAGTGATCGTGTCGTGCGGGTGGCGATGGAGATCGCCGATGTGGGCGGTCTGGCCGCGCTCTCCCCCCGGAGGGTGGCCGCCGAACTCGGCGTCGCGACCGTGACCCTCCATCGGTACCTCGAAGCCGCGGCCGAACTTCCCTATTTGATCGCGGACGCGGCGTTCGCCGAGATCGACTACCCGGAGCCGCCACCGGGCTGGCGGTCGCACCTGCGGGTGGCGGCGCATCTGCAATGGGAGGCCTACCAGCGTCATCCGTGGCTGCCGCGGCTGGTCTCCATCACCCGGCCGGTCACGCTGCCGGGTCTGCTGGCCTACGGGGTGTGGACCTTGCGCGCGTTCGACGGCTCGGACCTGGACGCGCGTACCCGGCTGCACGCCTACGGCACCCTGGTGAACTATGTGCGGGGAACAGCGGTGAACATCGAGACCGAGGCGGTCGCCGAACTGGATTCGGGAATGACGAGCACGCAGTGGGGCACCGCGCGGCTGGCCGTCGACAGGCCGCTGATCACGCAGGTCACCGAGCCGGGAACAGAGCTGGATCTGGAGTCGCTGTTCGCCTTCGGTCTCGAGCGACTGCTCGACGGGATGACCGTTGTCATGGCGCCGCGCAGGTCTCTGCGGCCGTGA
- a CDS encoding carotenoid oxygenase family protein, with product MRYLEDHFTPVEEEITAYDLPVTGRIPAELSGRYLRNGPNPASVDDARTHIWGMGQGMVHGVRLRDGRAEWYRNRFVRVPGYAPMVHVIEHAKQIFALAEGGLPPARLDDELNTVGFAELGGTADGFTAGAHSKRDPLTGELHSLSYMPGHDFVRYTVTDTAGAVAETVAIPMTRTPFLHDFALTENHVVLWDTPLGFDGFECRWLPQHPTRVGVMARSGGDVRWLDIDPVHVSHTLNAYDDENGVVVDLVTAQGPFDPADPGAIRPVLDRWTITPDKVHQRRIDDRPQDFPRINDAFAARPHRYGYSAATALYGIPFSSEGAPSDEVFTNALVKHDLLRGTTQVHAFGRDEAVGEAVFAATGQAEDEGYLLTYVHDPRRGAADLVILAAQDFTGEPVARVHLPARVPLGLHGNWLPDRAGVAA from the coding sequence ATGAGGTATTTGGAAGACCATTTCACCCCGGTCGAAGAAGAGATCACCGCTTACGACCTCCCGGTAACCGGCCGCATACCGGCCGAGCTCAGCGGCCGCTATCTGCGTAACGGCCCCAACCCGGCGAGTGTGGACGACGCCCGGACGCACATCTGGGGAATGGGTCAGGGCATGGTGCACGGGGTGCGCCTGCGCGATGGGCGTGCGGAGTGGTACCGAAACCGTTTCGTGCGTGTCCCCGGATACGCACCCATGGTGCATGTGATCGAACACGCGAAGCAGATATTCGCCCTGGCCGAAGGTGGATTGCCGCCGGCCCGGCTGGACGACGAGTTGAACACGGTCGGGTTCGCCGAGCTGGGCGGAACCGCTGATGGATTCACGGCGGGGGCGCACTCCAAGCGCGACCCGCTGACCGGAGAACTGCATTCGCTGTCGTATATGCCGGGACACGACTTCGTCCGATACACCGTGACCGACACGGCCGGAGCCGTGGCCGAGACCGTCGCGATCCCGATGACACGGACGCCGTTCCTGCACGACTTCGCGCTCACCGAGAACCATGTGGTGCTCTGGGATACGCCGCTGGGCTTCGACGGGTTCGAGTGCCGGTGGCTACCGCAGCACCCCACCCGGGTGGGCGTCATGGCGCGGTCCGGTGGTGACGTTCGCTGGCTCGATATCGATCCCGTCCATGTCAGTCACACGCTCAACGCCTATGACGACGAGAACGGCGTCGTCGTCGATCTGGTCACCGCGCAGGGCCCGTTCGATCCCGCCGACCCCGGGGCGATCCGGCCGGTGCTGGATCGCTGGACGATCACCCCGGACAAGGTCCACCAGCGGCGTATCGACGACCGACCGCAGGACTTCCCGCGCATCAACGACGCCTTCGCCGCCCGCCCGCACCGATACGGTTATTCCGCCGCGACGGCTCTGTACGGGATACCGTTCTCATCCGAGGGCGCACCCTCGGATGAGGTTTTCACCAACGCGCTGGTCAAGCACGATCTGCTGCGGGGGACCACGCAGGTGCACGCGTTCGGCCGGGACGAGGCGGTCGGCGAGGCGGTGTTCGCCGCGACCGGGCAGGCCGAAGACGAGGGGTATCTGCTCACCTACGTGCACGATCCACGCCGCGGCGCCGCGGACCTGGTGATCCTGGCCGCCCAGGATTTCACCGGTGAACCGGTCGCGCGCGTCCACCTGCCGGCCCGGGTGCCGTTGGGGCTGCACGGCAATTGGCTGCCCGACCGAGCAGGCGTGGCAGCATGA
- a CDS encoding MerR family transcriptional regulator, producing MRIGELSQRTGTSRRLLRYYEDQGLIVAQRCANGYRSYDERFVDRVLQIRGLLDAGLPTRIIKQILPCLDKPRTIYFPDATPEMLATLEGERDRMSDRIHCLERNRDAIIEYLAAVREYGTG from the coding sequence ATGAGAATCGGGGAGCTGTCGCAACGCACGGGCACCTCGCGCCGGTTGCTGCGCTATTACGAGGACCAAGGGTTGATCGTCGCGCAGCGGTGTGCCAACGGCTACCGCAGTTACGACGAACGGTTCGTCGATCGGGTGCTGCAGATCCGAGGGCTGCTCGACGCCGGTCTGCCGACCCGCATCATCAAACAGATCCTGCCCTGCCTGGACAAGCCGCGCACCATCTATTTCCCGGACGCCACCCCGGAGATGCTGGCCACGCTCGAAGGGGAACGCGATCGGATGAGCGACCGGATCCACTGCCTGGAACGGAACCGGGACGCCATCATCGAATACCTGGCCGCGGTGCGCGAATACGGGACCGGTTGA
- a CDS encoding polysaccharide deacetylase family protein: MDNELFDYSAIVDRDPLRWPGEARVAFYVGLNIEHYQVDQPSTSIFAGTAGQVPDPLNYGWRDYGPRVGFWRILESLDRHGIRASALLNSDVAEHYPRIIEAGRERDWAWLAHGKNNSVLQAELSAADERAYLADVVTTIERATGTRPRGWMGPALSESFRTPHLLRELGLDYVLDWTNDDQPYPLRVPGMLSVPYSVELNDNTLFLGTGLTGPDFVRTVRDQLDRLWEESATSGRVMALALHPFVTGQAFRARYLDQALAYIVEHPGVWVTTSDEIAAHYAATRTGPTVRSTSR; the protein is encoded by the coding sequence ATGGACAACGAACTGTTCGATTACAGCGCCATCGTCGACCGCGATCCGCTCCGCTGGCCGGGCGAGGCGCGGGTGGCGTTCTATGTGGGGCTCAATATCGAGCACTATCAGGTGGATCAGCCGTCGACCAGCATCTTCGCGGGCACCGCGGGACAGGTCCCCGATCCGCTCAACTACGGCTGGCGCGATTACGGGCCGCGGGTAGGATTCTGGCGGATCCTGGAGTCGCTGGACCGCCACGGCATCCGAGCCAGCGCGCTGCTCAATTCCGATGTGGCCGAGCACTATCCGCGCATCATCGAGGCCGGGCGGGAACGCGACTGGGCCTGGCTGGCGCACGGCAAGAACAACTCCGTACTCCAGGCCGAACTCTCGGCCGCGGACGAACGCGCCTACCTCGCCGACGTGGTCACCACCATCGAACGGGCCACCGGGACCCGGCCGCGCGGCTGGATGGGTCCCGCGCTCAGCGAGAGTTTCCGCACCCCGCACCTGCTGCGTGAGCTCGGTCTCGACTACGTCCTGGATTGGACCAACGACGACCAGCCCTACCCGCTGCGGGTCCCGGGGATGCTGAGCGTGCCGTACTCGGTGGAGTTGAACGACAACACACTGTTCCTCGGCACCGGTCTCACCGGACCCGATTTCGTCCGGACCGTCCGGGACCAGCTCGACCGGTTGTGGGAGGAATCGGCGACCAGCGGCCGCGTCATGGCCCTGGCACTGCACCCGTTCGTCACCGGCCAGGCGTTCCGGGCCCGCTACCTCGATCAGGCGCTCGCCTACATCGTCGAACATCCCGGCGTATGGGTCACCACCAGCGACGAGATCGCGGCGCATTACGCGGCCACCCGCACCGGGCCGACTGTCAGAAGTACGTCCCGCTGA
- a CDS encoding GNAT family N-acetyltransferase, whose translation MPIDIDILTDAADLRAAQQVFRTAMVGVPPLSAESGDGLNELGRTLGARVAGELVGTVNSYTSWLVAPGGARLPHAAVTHVGVLSTYARQGIASALLRRQLTDIAERGEVVASLRATQGGIYERFGYGVAGSAARCEIDVRRARFRDTVPAAGPVRLLTPADGWEVPAKIYATADVSWTGAIDRPSHWWRLQQLMRGHGHVAVHGEPGAEDGFVRYRADETTDWSRRPERTVVVDDLVATTPAAYLGLVRHLLSADIVDRVVLTATAPDAPLRHLLTDERALRVTEIRDETWLRLIDVAAALTRRAYRPGRPVVLAVTDPLLPANTGTYRIADGAVTAVDAPPDLSADIAALAAAYLGGTRWGHLSLAGRVTEHRPGAAAAADVLFGVADHPFSGTYF comes from the coding sequence ATGCCCATCGATATCGACATACTGACCGACGCAGCGGATCTGCGTGCCGCGCAGCAGGTGTTCCGGACCGCGATGGTCGGGGTGCCGCCACTGTCGGCGGAGTCCGGGGACGGGCTGAACGAACTCGGGCGCACACTCGGCGCCCGCGTCGCCGGCGAACTGGTGGGAACGGTCAATTCCTACACCAGCTGGCTGGTGGCGCCGGGTGGGGCACGGCTGCCGCATGCGGCGGTGACCCATGTGGGGGTGCTGTCGACATACGCGCGTCAGGGCATCGCGTCCGCGCTGCTGCGCCGGCAACTCACCGATATCGCCGAACGCGGAGAGGTCGTGGCGTCGCTGCGTGCCACCCAGGGCGGGATCTACGAGCGGTTCGGTTACGGCGTGGCGGGGTCGGCGGCCCGCTGTGAGATCGATGTCCGCCGGGCCCGCTTCCGTGACACCGTGCCCGCCGCGGGACCGGTCCGGTTGCTCACGCCCGCCGACGGCTGGGAGGTTCCCGCCAAGATCTATGCCACCGCCGACGTATCGTGGACCGGCGCCATCGACCGGCCCTCCCACTGGTGGCGATTGCAGCAACTGATGCGGGGCCACGGCCATGTCGCCGTGCACGGTGAACCCGGCGCCGAGGACGGATTCGTCCGCTACCGGGCCGATGAAACCACCGATTGGTCCCGCCGGCCGGAACGGACCGTGGTCGTGGACGATCTGGTCGCGACCACCCCCGCCGCGTACCTGGGGCTGGTCCGCCACCTGCTGTCCGCCGATATCGTCGACCGGGTGGTCCTGACGGCGACCGCGCCCGACGCCCCGCTGCGCCATCTGCTGACCGACGAGCGGGCCCTGCGGGTCACCGAGATCCGGGATGAGACATGGTTGCGGCTGATCGATGTCGCGGCCGCGCTGACACGTCGCGCCTACCGGCCCGGCCGCCCGGTCGTCCTCGCTGTCACCGACCCGCTCCTGCCCGCCAACACGGGGACCTACCGGATCGCGGACGGTGCGGTGACCGCGGTGGACGCTCCCCCCGACCTGAGTGCCGATATCGCGGCGCTGGCGGCGGCCTATCTCGGTGGCACCCGCTGGGGTCATCTGTCCCTCGCGGGCCGCGTCACCGAGCATCGGCCCGGCGCCGCGGCGGCCGCGGACGTGCTGTTCGGGGTGGCGGATCACCCGTTCAGCGGGACGTACTTCTGA
- a CDS encoding aminotransferase class V-fold PLP-dependent enzyme has product MTAVYDPTCAPARVSGADLRVPLVQGGTGGYANFDYAASAPALEQVGARVAELLPYYASVHRGAGYASRISTQCYEAARESVRRFLRCADDQEVVFTRNTTDSLNLLAGCVPGETVVLDIEHHANYLPWDRHGRRVVPAADTLAETIDRLTAELCAKPAALLAVTGASNVTGEVLPLERLAELAHRYGARILVDAAQLAPHRRIDLCATGIDYLACSGHKLYAPFGAGVLVGRRDWLDTAPPYLAGGGAVTAVTRETAIWAAAPHRHEAGSPNVLGAAALAAACEALTELAGPAQAHEQALTHRLRTGLEDIAGVRCLRIWPDSADCVGIVAFTVDGFDAGQVAAYLSAEHAIGVRDGRFCAHPLLARFGLDAALRASIGLGSTAADIDRLLAAVHALVTRGPRWDYACAGGRWDPVPETRPGLVAATAAGAGPCTI; this is encoded by the coding sequence ATGACCGCTGTATACGACCCGACCTGCGCCCCGGCCCGGGTGTCCGGTGCCGACCTGCGGGTACCGCTGGTGCAGGGCGGGACCGGCGGCTACGCCAATTTCGACTACGCGGCCAGCGCGCCGGCGTTGGAGCAGGTCGGCGCGCGGGTCGCCGAGCTGCTGCCCTACTACGCGAGCGTGCATCGCGGCGCGGGCTACGCGTCCCGGATCTCCACCCAGTGCTACGAGGCGGCCCGGGAGTCGGTGCGCCGATTCCTGCGCTGCGCCGACGATCAAGAGGTGGTGTTCACCCGCAACACCACCGACTCGTTGAACCTGCTCGCCGGATGCGTCCCCGGCGAGACCGTGGTGCTCGATATCGAACACCACGCGAACTACCTGCCCTGGGACCGGCACGGCCGCCGGGTGGTGCCCGCGGCGGATACCCTCGCCGAGACGATCGACCGGCTGACCGCCGAACTGTGCGCGAAACCCGCCGCCCTGCTGGCGGTGACGGGGGCGTCCAATGTCACGGGTGAGGTGCTGCCGCTGGAGCGCCTGGCCGAACTCGCGCATCGGTACGGTGCGCGGATACTCGTGGACGCGGCGCAACTGGCCCCGCACCGCCGAATCGACCTGTGCGCCACCGGGATCGACTACCTGGCCTGCTCGGGTCACAAGCTGTACGCGCCGTTCGGCGCCGGTGTGCTGGTGGGCCGCCGCGACTGGCTCGACACCGCGCCCCCCTATCTGGCCGGCGGCGGCGCGGTCACCGCGGTCACCCGGGAGACTGCGATCTGGGCCGCCGCCCCACACCGGCACGAGGCGGGTTCTCCGAATGTGCTGGGCGCCGCGGCGCTGGCGGCCGCCTGCGAGGCGCTCACCGAGCTCGCCGGTCCGGCGCAAGCGCACGAGCAGGCACTCACCCACCGGCTGCGGACCGGACTGGAGGACATCGCGGGGGTGCGCTGTCTGCGGATCTGGCCGGACAGCGCCGATTGTGTGGGAATCGTCGCCTTCACCGTAGACGGATTCGATGCCGGACAGGTCGCGGCCTATCTGTCCGCGGAACACGCGATCGGTGTGCGCGACGGCCGTTTCTGCGCGCACCCGCTGCTGGCGCGGTTCGGTCTCGACGCCGCGTTGCGCGCGAGTATCGGGCTCGGTTCCACGGCCGCCGATATCGACCGGCTCCTGGCCGCCGTGCACGCGCTGGTCACCCGGGGACCGCGGTGGGACTACGCCTGTGCGGGCGGCCGCTGGGATCCGGTTCCGGAGACCCGCCCGGGTCTGGTCGCGGCAACGGCCGCCGGGGCGGGGCCGTGCACGATTTGA
- a CDS encoding NtaA/DmoA family FMN-dependent monooxygenase (This protein belongs to a clade of FMN-dependent monooxygenases, within a broader family of flavin-dependent oxidoreductases, the luciferase-like monooxygenase (LMM) family, some of whose members use coenzyme F420 rather than FMN.), translated as MAHRPGLILSAFVMGAGHHAASWRHPAAPDEAAELTPAHYVDLVRIAERGKFHAFFLADTLAFSPNVALNGVSNLEPLVTLAALSQHTERIGLVATISTAFYPPYHLARLINTLDHFSGGRFGWNVVTSTSDHEARNFGSARLAEHDDRYRAAAELVDAVDHLLHSWEPGAVVRDRASGRYLDQDRVATEPSRIGRFTFGGPLDLPRSPQGRPVIVQAGRSPAGIEFAGRYAEVVFTVQQTFQEAKSFRDALRGAARDAGRSPGDVRVLPGLWPFIGSTEAEARKLYDELEELVLPAQVARQIATFTGLDLSGYGYDEILPALPATGFQGQQGRYQTLRDLIDSGRNTLRKLQEQFGTSRGHQVVIGTPEQIADSIIDWHDRGAVDGFSIQPPILPHGLAQFVDHVVPELQRHKVFHDDYLPGARTFRDQLGASRRDRSPESADPVRRSVPDEPVGAHRSGSS; from the coding sequence ACACCGACCCGGGCTGATCCTCAGCGCGTTCGTCATGGGAGCCGGCCATCACGCGGCATCGTGGCGGCATCCGGCCGCGCCGGACGAGGCGGCGGAATTGACTCCCGCCCACTATGTCGACCTGGTGCGGATCGCCGAACGCGGCAAATTCCATGCGTTCTTCCTCGCCGATACGCTCGCGTTCTCACCGAACGTAGCGCTGAACGGGGTGAGCAACCTCGAACCGCTGGTGACACTCGCGGCGCTGTCCCAGCACACCGAACGCATCGGACTGGTCGCGACGATCTCCACGGCCTTCTACCCGCCGTACCACCTCGCCCGGTTGATCAACACCCTCGACCATTTCAGCGGCGGCCGATTCGGCTGGAACGTGGTGACCTCGACTTCCGACCACGAGGCCCGGAACTTCGGGTCGGCGCGGCTGGCCGAGCACGACGACCGATACCGCGCGGCGGCCGAACTCGTGGACGCGGTCGATCATCTGCTGCACTCCTGGGAGCCCGGCGCGGTGGTCCGTGATCGCGCGTCGGGCCGGTATCTCGATCAGGACCGGGTGGCGACCGAACCGAGCCGGATCGGGCGCTTCACCTTCGGCGGACCGCTGGACCTGCCCCGGTCGCCGCAGGGCAGACCGGTGATCGTCCAGGCGGGGAGGTCACCGGCCGGTATCGAGTTCGCCGGGCGGTACGCGGAGGTCGTGTTCACGGTGCAGCAGACGTTCCAGGAGGCGAAGTCCTTCCGTGACGCGCTCCGCGGCGCGGCCCGGGACGCGGGGCGTTCACCCGGCGATGTCCGCGTCCTGCCCGGGTTGTGGCCGTTCATCGGTTCGACCGAGGCCGAGGCCCGCAAGCTGTACGACGAACTGGAGGAACTCGTTCTGCCCGCTCAAGTGGCCCGGCAGATCGCCACCTTCACCGGGCTCGATCTGAGCGGATACGGCTACGACGAGATCCTGCCCGCACTTCCGGCGACCGGCTTCCAAGGACAGCAGGGCAGATACCAGACCTTGCGCGATCTCATCGACAGCGGCCGGAACACGCTCCGGAAATTGCAGGAGCAGTTCGGGACGAGTCGCGGTCATCAAGTGGTGATCGGGACTCCCGAGCAGATAGCCGATTCGATCATCGACTGGCACGACCGCGGTGCGGTGGACGGGTTCAGTATCCAGCCGCCCATCCTGCCGCACGGCCTGGCGCAGTTCGTCGACCATGTGGTCCCGGAATTGCAGCGCCACAAGGTTTTCCATGACGATTACCTGCCCGGGGCCCGGACCTTCCGAGATCAGTTGGGGGCTTCGCGCCGGGATCGGTCGCCGGAATCGGCGGATCCGGTGCGCCGGTCTGTGCCCGACGAGCCCGTCGGCGCGCACCGGTCCGGTTCGAGTTGA